A window from Citrus sinensis cultivar Valencia sweet orange chromosome 3, DVS_A1.0, whole genome shotgun sequence encodes these proteins:
- the LOC127901450 gene encoding protein FAR1-RELATED SEQUENCE 5-like isoform X1 yields the protein MEKDIEVEELEKFEENDEPIIGMSFDSDVDLFIYFKEYGKRKGFPILRRTSRKDSDGILRNVTFACGRSGETRSKSVNILKPQPNAKTGCNARLGAGLGDDGKWTIRSLNLEHNHVLLTPTKSKYFRCNRSLNTYAKKRLDVNDRAGIRLCKNYQSLVIEAGGHENVTFIERDCRNHVQKERRLRLGDGDAAALQNYFMKMQVEDNRFYFSMQVDDEGRLKNVFWAEPRNREAYKEFGDVVTFDTTYLTNKYDMPFAPFVGVNHHGHSILFGCGLISHEDIETFTWLFRTWLSCMSNLAPNGIITDQDRAMKVAIQNVFPNTRHRWCLWHIMKKVPEKLGGYKEYRNISNVLHCAVYDSQSATKFEETWHHMITEYDLGDNEWLRGLYDERHHWVPCYLNNTFWAGMSSTQRSESMNAFFDGYVNSKTTLKQFVEQYSCALKNKVQKEVEEDVRCLSQQMPCVTDYAMERQVRDVYTISKFQEFQQEMIRKMYCEYVNSMGCENIVREDVKVGEGKKRTFFEVYFEKENGEIRCSCSRFQFRGILCRHAIAIMIRNDVEVLPEKYILRRWRKDVWRCHSRVKTSYELHSCTDEQKRYEKMCATFAEVANMAAHTIESSNLVFNWIENVRGDLSKAILCGDNEVTVVTGQGSCSVEVETVRDPAARRRKGRPPCQRKKSNKFSKSKINSSRSNAKDGQVNEQVPTVVPTHENNVVTAFQNPEGSYIDMNMYPHGVMDYYNGLMSLPHMVGDNVYLTPTQNSCTEPQFQQPGHFQQLLFQQDNEYEVDKEFRSDFVE from the exons atggaAAAAGACATCGAAGTTGAAGAGTTGGAGAAATTTGAGGAGAACGATGAGCCAATAATTGGGATGTCATTTGATAGTGatgttgatttgtttatttacttcAAAGAGTACGGTAAAAGAAAAGGGTTTCCGATTTTGAGGAGAACTAGTAGAAAGGATAGTGATGGGATTCTTAGAAATGTGACTTTTGCTTGTGGGAGAAGTGGTGAAACAAGAAGCAAATCTGTGAATATTTTAAAGCCCCAACCTAATGCAAAAACAGGCTGCAATGCTAGATTGGGAGCTGGTTTAGGGGATGATGGAAAGTGGACAATTCGAAGCTTAAATCTTGAACACAACCATGTGCTGTTAACTCCAACCAAATCCAAGTATTTTCGGTGCAATCGTAGCCTCAATACATATGCAAAAAAAAGGCTTGATGTAAATGATCGAGCAGGAATCAGATTATGTAAGAATTATCAATCACTTGTTATTGAGGCTGGTGGTCATGAAAATGTGACATTCATAGAAAGAGATTGTAGAAATCATgtccaaaaagaaagaagattgcGGCTTGGAGATGGGGATGCTGCTGCTcttcaaaactattttatgaaaatgcAAGTAGAAGATAATAGGTTTTACTTTAGTATGCAAGTGGATGATGAGGGAcgattaaaaaatgttttttggGCCGAGCCAAGGAATAGGGAAGCGTACAAGGAGTTTGGAGACGTTGTTACATTTGACACCACGTATCTTACAAATAAGTATGATATGCCGTTCGCTCCATTTGTAGGAGTTAATCATCATGGGCATTCTATTCTGTTTGGGTGTGGATTGATTTCACACGAAGATATTGAGACATTCACGTGGTTATTTCGAACATGGCTATCTTGCATGTCTAATTTAGCTCCTAATGGAATCATTACAGATCAAGACAGGGCAATGAAAGTTGCAATTCAGAATGTCTTTCCCAATACTCGACATCGGTGGTGTTTATGGCATATAATGAAGAAAGTTCCAGAGAAGCTAGGGGGTTATAAAGAATATCGTAACATAAGTAATGTCTTGCATTGTGCTGTTTATGATTCCCAGAGTGCTACGAAATTTGAGGAAACTTGGCACCATATGATTACAGAATATGATTTGGGGGATAACGAATGGTTACGAGGCTTATATGACGAGAGGCATCATTGGGTACCTTGTTATCTAAACAATACGTTTTGGGCAGGAATGTCATCTACTCAACGTAGTGAAAGCATGAATGCATTTTTTGATGGTTATGTTAACTCAAAGACTACTTTGAAGCAGTTTGTAGAGCAATACAGTTGTGCATTGAAGAATAAAGTTCAGAAGgaagttgaagaagatgtCAGGTGTCTTTCCCAACAAATGCCATGTGTAACCGATTACGCAATGGAGAGGCAAGTTCGAGATGTGTAcactatttcaaaatttcaagaatttcagCAAGAAATGATTCGGAAAATGTATTGCGAATATGTCAATTCTATGGGTTGTGAAAATATTGTTAGAGAGGATGTCAAAGTTGGAGAGGGTAAAAAGAGAACCTTTTTTGaagtttattttgaaaaagaaaatggtgaaATACGTTGCAGCTGCTCAAGGTTCCAATTTAGAGGTATTCTTTGTAGGCATGCCATTGCAATCATGATCCGCAATGACGTAGAAGTACTtccagaaaaatatattttacgaAGATGGAGAAAAGATGTGTGGAGATGCCATAGTAGAGTGAAAACGAGTTATGAGCTTCATAGCTGTACGGATGAGCAAAAACGATATGAGAAAATGTGTGCTACTTTTGCGGAGGTTGCAAATATGGCTGCACATACTATTGAAAGCTCTAATCTTGTTTTCAATTGGATTGAGAATGTACGGGGGGATTTATCAAAGGCAATTCTTTGCGGAGATAATGAAGTAACTGTTGTTACAGGCCAAGGAAGTTGTAGTGTGGAAGTAGAAACAGTTAGAGATCCAGCAGCTCGGCGTCGTAAAGGTCGACCACCTTGTCAAAGAAagaaatctaataaattttcaaaatctaaaataaattcctCACGTTCCAATGCAAAG GATGGACAGGTGAATGAGCAAGTGCCGACTGTGGTCCCAACACACGAGAACAATGTTGTAACG GCATTTCAAAATCCTGAAGGAAGTTATATTGATATGAATATGTACCCACATGGAGTTATGGACTATTATAAT GGTCTTATGAGCTTACCTCATATGGTTGGGGATAATGTTTATCTAACACCTACACAAAATTCTTGTACG
- the LOC127901450 gene encoding protein FAR1-RELATED SEQUENCE 5-like isoform X2 — protein MEKDIEVEELEKFEENDEPIIGMSFDSDVDLFIYFKEYGKRKGFPILRRTSRKDSDGILRNVTFACGRSGETRSKSVNILKPQPNAKTGCNARLGAGLGDDGKWTIRSLNLEHNHVLLTPTKSKYFRCNRSLNTYAKKRLDVNDRAGIRLCKNYQSLVIEAGGHENVTFIERDCRNHVQKERRLRLGDGDAAALQNYFMKMQVEDNRFYFSMQVDDEGRLKNVFWAEPRNREAYKEFGDVVTFDTTYLTNKYDMPFAPFVGVNHHGHSILFGCGLISHEDIETFTWLFRTWLSCMSNLAPNGIITDQDRAMKVAIQNVFPNTRHRWCLWHIMKKVPEKLGGYKEYRNISNVLHCAVYDSQSATKFEETWHHMITEYDLGDNEWLRGLYDERHHWVPCYLNNTFWAGMSSTQRSESMNAFFDGYVNSKTTLKQFVEQYSCALKNKVQKEVEEDVRCLSQQMPCVTDYAMERQVRDVYTISKFQEFQQEMIRKMYCEYVNSMGCENIVREDVKVGEGKKRTFFEVYFEKENGEIRCSCSRFQFRGILCRHAIAIMIRNDVEVLPEKYILRRWRKDVWRCHSRVKTSYELHSCTDEQKRYEKMCATFAEVANMAAHTIESSNLVFNWIENVRGDLSKAILCGDNEVTVVTGQGSCSVEVETVRDPAARRRKGRPPCQRKKSNKFSKSKINSSRSNAKDGQVNEQVPTVVPTHENNVVTAFQNPEGSYIDMNMYPHGVMDYYNEPQFQQPGHFQQLLFQQDNEYEVDKEFRSDFVE, from the exons atggaAAAAGACATCGAAGTTGAAGAGTTGGAGAAATTTGAGGAGAACGATGAGCCAATAATTGGGATGTCATTTGATAGTGatgttgatttgtttatttacttcAAAGAGTACGGTAAAAGAAAAGGGTTTCCGATTTTGAGGAGAACTAGTAGAAAGGATAGTGATGGGATTCTTAGAAATGTGACTTTTGCTTGTGGGAGAAGTGGTGAAACAAGAAGCAAATCTGTGAATATTTTAAAGCCCCAACCTAATGCAAAAACAGGCTGCAATGCTAGATTGGGAGCTGGTTTAGGGGATGATGGAAAGTGGACAATTCGAAGCTTAAATCTTGAACACAACCATGTGCTGTTAACTCCAACCAAATCCAAGTATTTTCGGTGCAATCGTAGCCTCAATACATATGCAAAAAAAAGGCTTGATGTAAATGATCGAGCAGGAATCAGATTATGTAAGAATTATCAATCACTTGTTATTGAGGCTGGTGGTCATGAAAATGTGACATTCATAGAAAGAGATTGTAGAAATCATgtccaaaaagaaagaagattgcGGCTTGGAGATGGGGATGCTGCTGCTcttcaaaactattttatgaaaatgcAAGTAGAAGATAATAGGTTTTACTTTAGTATGCAAGTGGATGATGAGGGAcgattaaaaaatgttttttggGCCGAGCCAAGGAATAGGGAAGCGTACAAGGAGTTTGGAGACGTTGTTACATTTGACACCACGTATCTTACAAATAAGTATGATATGCCGTTCGCTCCATTTGTAGGAGTTAATCATCATGGGCATTCTATTCTGTTTGGGTGTGGATTGATTTCACACGAAGATATTGAGACATTCACGTGGTTATTTCGAACATGGCTATCTTGCATGTCTAATTTAGCTCCTAATGGAATCATTACAGATCAAGACAGGGCAATGAAAGTTGCAATTCAGAATGTCTTTCCCAATACTCGACATCGGTGGTGTTTATGGCATATAATGAAGAAAGTTCCAGAGAAGCTAGGGGGTTATAAAGAATATCGTAACATAAGTAATGTCTTGCATTGTGCTGTTTATGATTCCCAGAGTGCTACGAAATTTGAGGAAACTTGGCACCATATGATTACAGAATATGATTTGGGGGATAACGAATGGTTACGAGGCTTATATGACGAGAGGCATCATTGGGTACCTTGTTATCTAAACAATACGTTTTGGGCAGGAATGTCATCTACTCAACGTAGTGAAAGCATGAATGCATTTTTTGATGGTTATGTTAACTCAAAGACTACTTTGAAGCAGTTTGTAGAGCAATACAGTTGTGCATTGAAGAATAAAGTTCAGAAGgaagttgaagaagatgtCAGGTGTCTTTCCCAACAAATGCCATGTGTAACCGATTACGCAATGGAGAGGCAAGTTCGAGATGTGTAcactatttcaaaatttcaagaatttcagCAAGAAATGATTCGGAAAATGTATTGCGAATATGTCAATTCTATGGGTTGTGAAAATATTGTTAGAGAGGATGTCAAAGTTGGAGAGGGTAAAAAGAGAACCTTTTTTGaagtttattttgaaaaagaaaatggtgaaATACGTTGCAGCTGCTCAAGGTTCCAATTTAGAGGTATTCTTTGTAGGCATGCCATTGCAATCATGATCCGCAATGACGTAGAAGTACTtccagaaaaatatattttacgaAGATGGAGAAAAGATGTGTGGAGATGCCATAGTAGAGTGAAAACGAGTTATGAGCTTCATAGCTGTACGGATGAGCAAAAACGATATGAGAAAATGTGTGCTACTTTTGCGGAGGTTGCAAATATGGCTGCACATACTATTGAAAGCTCTAATCTTGTTTTCAATTGGATTGAGAATGTACGGGGGGATTTATCAAAGGCAATTCTTTGCGGAGATAATGAAGTAACTGTTGTTACAGGCCAAGGAAGTTGTAGTGTGGAAGTAGAAACAGTTAGAGATCCAGCAGCTCGGCGTCGTAAAGGTCGACCACCTTGTCAAAGAAagaaatctaataaattttcaaaatctaaaataaattcctCACGTTCCAATGCAAAG GATGGACAGGTGAATGAGCAAGTGCCGACTGTGGTCCCAACACACGAGAACAATGTTGTAACG GCATTTCAAAATCCTGAAGGAAGTTATATTGATATGAATATGTACCCACATGGAGTTATGGACTATTATAAT